Genomic DNA from Williamwhitmania sp.:
GACATCAGGCATACGATGAACTGGTCGGACGACATGGAGGTAATTCTTCCCTCCGCTATCTCCTTTTCGAGTTCCTGTTTTAAGTTGTGGCGCATCTTCCTTTCAGCCTCCTTGGTGGTTAAGGCAAATTCGTAGTTTGGTGTCCTATTTATCTCCGAAATAATGAATGCTTCAACGTAGGGATACTCCAAATTGGCGTCGATAAAGAGGTCGAGGAATTGCTCAATCTTTTCCCTAAATGGAAGTTTGGTGACAAAAACCTGTTGAAGTTTATTACCTAAGATTTCCATAGCCTCGTTCAGTACTACTCGAAATAAATTCTCCCTGCTGCGAAAGTAGTAATGGATGAGTGCTCTATTGATTCCTGCAGCCGTGGCAATGTCCTGAGTGGTAGCGTGAAAGTTACCCTCAGCAAAGAAGATGGTTCTAGCAGTTTGCTTAATTAGCTCCTCAGTTCCGGTATCCTTTATCTTTTTTTTCATAGTCGCAAAATGGCATGTTTAGCAGAAGCAACATTTCTTGACAATATTGTTAAACTTTGGCAACTCGCCAACTCTTTTTCTCAAAATTTCATCTATGGATGCTTTTATCTTGATTTGTGGTGATAATGGGTAGTATATTTAGAAAATGGCTGCACCATTGCTAATCTATGCGATTGTTGCAGTGCAGCCAAATGCTAGTTCTCTGAGCTATATTTTACCTTCGCGCCATTACCTTTTCCGGCACCTTAATATGCTTGTTTATTTGCCTTTGCCATTCCATTGCTTTATCGTTCATGGGGTAAGCCTCGAACGGGTTGTCGTGGTTTACGTCGAAAAAGTTCACCAATATCTCCTCTTGAGGGGTAAGGTTATTGGTAAGAATAAGGTCAACCTTGAGAATAGTTTCCTCATGACTGTGCGGAAGTTCATTGTTTTTCTCCGTTTTGCATGCTACGCGACAACTTGAAACCTCTGTTAGATTAACAGTTTTTGATTTTTGATTTTCAACCTGATTGTTTACAAAAAGTAAGACTTTAGCAACAGGATCAATACCTATAATCTTATGCTTAAACACTTCTGGATCTGTAATAATCAGCTGATGGGTTATGCACTGCTCCTTAAACGCTCTCTTCAGCCGTTTTTCCTTAATGGAGATAATGGAAGAGATGAGCATGATTGGAACTAGAACGAGGGAAACTATAATGATGCCGATAATCAATACTGAAGTATCCATGTTTAATGTGGTGTTGGTGATATATTTTTTAAGTCCTATAGCTTGTTGATCAACTCTAGCTGATTTCGTCTTTGCGAAAGCAGGTGCTTGAATCTTGCCGAAAAGTTTGATTCTGGCTGTGGCTAATTGGCAAATCGAATAGCTTCCGATAAGCCGAGTTGTACTCTGTTATAAACTAGCCGCTAGAGTTGTTTGCAATTAAAAAGGATATCACCAAAACTCATGGAAAGGGAAGAGGACGAATGCTACAGATTGGCATCGATTATCGTCCTGTGTTACGAATGTAGCGTTAAAGTTGGTAACGGTTTGTTTGAGGAGAGACCTTTGGATGGCTGCCAACGTCCATTGAGGGCCACTGTCCTCACATACGGTGGATTCACCGTTCGCGGTGAACCCGACAGGTTGAATAAATTGGTTTGCAAGAAAATCGGAAGTCGCTGAGAAGATGGTGATTCCCTTTAGCCTGGAGGTTAATTCTTGTCCATGAGCATTTCGGGGGGCAATAATATATAGGCAACCCCATACGAGAAGGGGAATGC
This window encodes:
- a CDS encoding TetR/AcrR family transcriptional regulator, which gives rise to MKKKIKDTGTEELIKQTARTIFFAEGNFHATTQDIATAAGINRALIHYYFRSRENLFRVVLNEAMEILGNKLQQVFVTKLPFREKIEQFLDLFIDANLEYPYVEAFIISEINRTPNYEFALTTKEAERKMRHNLKQELEKEIAEGRITSMSSDQFIVCLMSLCSYPLLAKPIIKKIAKIDESGYRKFMMQQKKVILQLLFGIEKS